One genomic segment of Clostridium saccharoperbutylacetonicum N1-4(HMT) includes these proteins:
- a CDS encoding GNAT family N-acetyltransferase, whose translation MLNHKGTQIIETTKFILRPFRVYDIFDMYYNWASDKEVTKYLTWEKHDSINKTKVVISIWKTAYQSLEYYNWAIEDKSTGSVIGSINLMNLDNFNENCEVGFCIGKEFWNKGIMTEVLNTVLDFAFMEINFYRITARRHINNLASGMVLKKCNFVYEGILRKIVKNNLGVFVDCKYYSIIKPEYIELEKAGNEKKSYREIKDLINNLN comes from the coding sequence ATGTTAAATCATAAAGGTACACAAATTATTGAAACTACTAAATTTATATTAAGGCCATTTAGAGTTTATGATATCTTTGATATGTATTATAATTGGGCTTCTGATAAGGAGGTTACAAAATATCTTACGTGGGAAAAGCATGATAGCATTAATAAAACTAAAGTTGTAATTTCAATTTGGAAAACTGCTTATCAAAGCTTAGAATATTATAATTGGGCAATAGAAGATAAGTCTACTGGTAGCGTAATTGGAAGTATTAATCTTATGAATCTTGATAACTTTAACGAAAACTGTGAAGTAGGATTTTGTATAGGTAAAGAGTTTTGGAATAAAGGAATTATGACAGAAGTATTAAATACTGTACTTGATTTTGCCTTTATGGAAATTAATTTCTATAGAATTACAGCTAGAAGGCATATTAACAATTTAGCTTCAGGAATGGTTTTGAAGAAATGCAATTTTGTATATGAAGGTATTTTACGGAAAATAGTAAAAAATAATTTAGGTGTATTTGTTGATTGCAAATATTATTCAATAATAAAACCAGAATATATTGAGCTTGAAAAAGCAGGTAATGAAAAGAAGAGTTATAGAGAAATTAAAGATTTAATTAATAACTTAAATTAA
- a CDS encoding ABC-F family ATP-binding cassette domain-containing protein, translated as MNIITLENITKSYSDKILLNNISLGISDGDKVGLIGINGAGKSTFLKVVSGREEFFEGNIIKGKNVRIEFLDQDPVFHENATVLEQVFKGDTKEMKLLKKYEELLDKIKSSKGEEFDLLNKELIKVQSEIDSLNLWDMESEAKTILTKLGIKDFSQKVGNLSGGQKKRIALACSLITPCHLLILDEPTNHLDSDSIEWLEEYLNSRKGALLMITHDRYFLDRVTNKIIELDRGNLYSYPGNYTAFLEKKIERLEVEQVQEDKRNALIRNELKWVRRGAKARTTKQKARLQRFDELVNTESMKRQEDVDISLVGSRLGKKVVELYNISKSFGDKTLIKDFNYIFLRDDRIGVVGENGAGKTTLVNILRGNLAADNGTIEIGDTVKISCFSQDNNHMEPTLRVIDYVREGGEFIPVEDGTKISASTMCERFLFDSTMQYTPIGKLSGGEKRRLHLLRILMESPNFLILDEPTNDLDIETLKILEDFLDKFMGVIVVVSHDRYFLDRVCTKIFSYEGNGYIKEYHGNYSDFLISKEIEKASDITTSKNTGETKDDRIKNSKEKTKDNKPKFTFKEQKEYETIDDDILKLEEKIKTLETEMSKNSSNYGKLNELIKEKDVIQKELEFKYERWEYLNEIAEAIEEFKNNN; from the coding sequence ATGAACATAATTACTTTAGAAAATATAACCAAAAGTTATAGTGATAAAATTTTATTAAACAATATTTCTCTTGGAATAAGTGATGGAGATAAAGTTGGTTTAATTGGTATAAATGGAGCAGGAAAATCCACTTTTTTAAAGGTTGTATCAGGACGTGAAGAATTTTTTGAAGGAAATATTATAAAAGGGAAGAATGTGAGAATTGAATTTCTTGATCAAGATCCAGTATTTCATGAAAATGCAACAGTATTAGAACAAGTATTTAAAGGCGATACTAAAGAAATGAAACTCCTAAAAAAATACGAGGAATTATTAGATAAAATTAAGTCTTCAAAGGGAGAAGAATTTGATTTACTTAATAAGGAACTCATTAAAGTTCAAAGTGAAATTGACTCTTTAAATTTATGGGATATGGAAAGTGAAGCAAAGACTATATTAACTAAGCTTGGAATAAAAGATTTTTCTCAAAAAGTTGGAAATTTATCTGGCGGTCAAAAAAAGCGAATAGCTCTTGCATGCTCACTAATAACTCCATGCCATTTGCTAATTTTAGATGAACCTACAAACCATTTAGATTCAGATTCTATTGAATGGCTTGAAGAGTACTTAAATTCTAGAAAAGGTGCTTTATTAATGATTACTCATGATAGGTATTTTCTAGATAGAGTAACTAATAAAATTATAGAATTAGATAGAGGAAATTTATATTCATATCCTGGAAATTATACAGCTTTTCTTGAAAAGAAAATTGAAAGACTAGAAGTTGAGCAAGTTCAAGAAGATAAAAGAAATGCTTTAATTAGAAATGAGTTAAAATGGGTACGTAGAGGAGCAAAAGCAAGAACTACAAAACAAAAAGCCAGACTCCAAAGATTTGATGAACTTGTTAATACTGAAAGTATGAAGAGACAAGAAGATGTGGATATTTCCCTTGTTGGGTCTCGTCTTGGTAAAAAAGTTGTTGAATTATATAATATAAGCAAATCCTTTGGAGATAAAACATTAATTAAAGATTTTAATTATATATTTTTAAGAGACGATAGAATTGGAGTAGTAGGTGAAAATGGTGCCGGTAAAACAACGTTAGTTAATATATTGAGAGGAAACCTTGCCGCTGACAATGGAACAATTGAAATTGGAGATACAGTAAAGATAAGCTGTTTTTCACAAGATAATAATCATATGGAACCAACCTTAAGAGTAATTGATTATGTTAGGGAGGGTGGCGAATTTATACCAGTTGAAGATGGTACAAAAATTTCTGCTTCAACTATGTGTGAAAGATTCCTTTTTGATAGTACAATGCAATATACTCCTATTGGGAAACTATCTGGAGGAGAAAAACGTAGACTGCATTTACTTAGAATTTTAATGGAATCTCCAAACTTTTTAATATTAGATGAGCCTACTAACGATTTAGATATAGAGACTTTAAAGATACTAGAAGACTTTTTAGATAAATTTATGGGAGTAATAGTTGTTGTATCCCATGATAGATATTTCTTAGATAGAGTTTGTACTAAAATATTTTCTTATGAAGGAAATGGATATATAAAAGAATATCATGGTAATTATAGTGATTTTTTAATTTCAAAGGAAATAGAAAAAGCTTCTGATATAACTACCAGTAAAAATACAGGTGAAACAAAAGATGACAGAATCAAAAACTCAAAAGAAAAAACTAAAGATAACAAACCAAAGTTTACCTTTAAAGAACAAAAAGAATATGAAACAATAGATGATGACATTTTAAAGTTGGAAGAAAAAATTAAAACACTAGAAACTGAAATGTCAAAAAACTCTTCAAACTACGGCAAACTTAATGAGTTAATTAAAGAAAAAGATGTTATTCAAAAAGAATTAGAGTTTAAATATGAACGTTGGGAATATTTAAATGAAATTGCTGAAGCAATTGAAGAATTCAAAAATAATAATTAG